The sequence CAGCCGGCGGTTCTCCAGCGGATAGATCACGTCGATGCCGCACCCCAGGACCCCGATGGTCTTTCCCCCGGCCTGCAGGGCACCGCGATGGGCAGCAGTATCGATCCCCCTCGCCATTCCCGAGACCACCAGCACCCCGTGGCCGGCAAGCTCGGCCGAGAGCCGGGAGGTAGCCTGCAGGCCGTACGGAGTTGCCCGCCGGGAGCCGACGATGGCAACGGACGGGTCGCATCCTTCCAGCACCCCTTTGACATAAAGGTATGGCGGAAAATCGGCGGTTTCCAGCAAAAGGCGGGGATAGTCGGGGGAGTGACAATCGACGACCCGCGCTCCGCTTGCCGCAACCGCGCGGCATTCCCGTTCAGCCGCTTCCCGGTAGTCGTAGCTGCTGATGGAACCGGCAACGGCAGGGGAGACCCCTTTGGCTGCCAGCTCTTCGGCAGTCGCCTCCAGGACACGCTGCGGAGAGCCGAATCGCTCCACGAGCCGGCGGAAGGTGATGTTCCCGACCAGCGGGACCGACCTGAGACCGAACCAGTAGTAATGTTCCATAAGGGCCGTGTTGTGTGAACGTGAAATGCGAATCAGGGAGGGGCGCTGCTTCATGCGGCGCCCCTCCCTGATTCCGGCTTCGGCGTGATGGCCGGTTGCCGGCCAAGAAAAAAGGGACCGGCAGCGGTGCCGGTCCCGGACGAGACGTTTCAGCGGCTTTTGATCAGTTCCACCCGGTCGCCGCGGTAGATGGTGTCGATGCTCTTCACCACCAGGGCCGTCGAGGTGTTGGGGCCGATGTCGACCACCACCATTGCCCCGATCACTTCGGAGGGGAGTTTCCCCACCGGCACGTCGATGAATTTGGGGTCGGGGTAGACATCGCGGATAACGTAGACCATGTTGCCGACCTGGAGCCCCTGGTTTTTCCCCAGGTCGAGATAGGCAATGTCGCCGGAGGCGATGGCCTTGTTGCCTGACTTGGTTTCGACGATGTAACCGGTCAGGTCCCGATCGGCCGACTTGAGCGCGATGGTCCGTAGCGGTTCGGCATAGGGCATGAGATAGGCGCCCGGACCGATCTCCTCGTAGGACTTGGTGATGATCGCCTTGGAGACCTTGTCCTCCAGTTCGACGATCTGCAGGGTCCCCAGCGGGGTTACCTTGTAGCCGACGATCTGGTTGGTCATCGGGTGGCTGATGGGGGCGCCTTTCTTAAAGATGGAGTAGCGGTCTCCCACCTTGCCGCCGGTGGTTCTCCCCAGGTCGGTATAGACGATGTCGTCCTCGCCGAGGATCTGGCGGTTCAGGTGGGTGGAGATGATCATGCCGGAAGGTTTCAGTTTGTCCTCAATCAAATACCCTTCGCCGCCGCTCACCGTGAAGACGGTATCCTTGGCCGCGTTGGCTGTGCCGGTTGCCGGGGCTTCCTGCGGTGCAGGCGGTGCCGCTGCTTCCTTCTTCACCTCGACCGGCTCTATCTCGATCCGGTCGCGAAAGACC comes from Geobacter sp. and encodes:
- a CDS encoding LysM peptidoglycan-binding domain-containing protein translates to MKRVVFSLLAVLLCTPALPPVAGAEEPQTTYIIQKGDTLWGISGRFIRDPHYWPDLWANNPQVTNPHLIFPGQKVKVFRDRIEIEPVEVKKEAAAPPAPQEAPATGTANAAKDTVFTVSGGEGYLIEDKLKPSGMIISTHLNRQILGEDDIVYTDLGRTTGGKVGDRYSIFKKGAPISHPMTNQIVGYKVTPLGTLQIVELEDKVSKAIITKSYEEIGPGAYLMPYAEPLRTIALKSADRDLTGYIVETKSGNKAIASGDIAYLDLGKNQGLQVGNMVYVIRDVYPDPKFIDVPVGKLPSEVIGAMVVVDIGPNTSTALVVKSIDTIYRGDRVELIKSR
- the dprA gene encoding DNA-protecting protein DprA, which produces MEHYYWFGLRSVPLVGNITFRRLVERFGSPQRVLEATAEELAAKGVSPAVAGSISSYDYREAAERECRAVAASGARVVDCHSPDYPRLLLETADFPPYLYVKGVLEGCDPSVAIVGSRRATPYGLQATSRLSAELAGHGVLVVSGMARGIDTAAHRGALQAGGKTIGVLGCGIDVIYPLENRRLFAEMAERGGLISEFPMGTQPVAANFPRRNRIISGLSRGVLVVEAAEKSGSLITAQFALEQGREVFAIPGAITSGASRGTNRLIKQGAVLVETVSDILAELPPSGTRDAAAPAAARSAHQQLEPDEAAVCDLLAGGPLQIDEITARVVLTVQELSAMLLRLELRGIVMQLPGKIFALT